ATGCCTTCGACCTTGATCGTCACTTCGCTCATTGCCTTGCTCCTTGGTTGAAAATGCCGTTCCTCTGCCCCCGTCCGCTCAGCGCCCGGCCCGCCAGCGCCGCAGCAGCAGGGAGTTGCTGACCACCGATACCGAACTCATCGCCATCGCCGCACCGGCGATCACCGGGTTGAGCAGGCCGGCGGCGGCGAGCGGAATGCCCAGGGCGTTATAGACGAAGGCGAAGAACAGGTTCTGGCGGATTTTCGCCAGCGTGGCGCGCGACAGGTCGATGGCGTCGGCAACGCCGTGCAGGCTGTTGCGCACCAGGGTGATGTCGGCGGCTTCGACCGCGACGTCGGCGCCGACTCCGATCGCGAACGAAACGTCGGCCGCAGCCAGCGCCGGCGCATCGTTGATGCCGTCGCCAGCCATGCCGACGTGCCCCTTCCCCCGGCTCCGCTCTTCGCCGCCGGCGGTCTCGGCCGGCTGCCCCCCGCCCGCCGGGCCCGGTTCCGCTTCCGCCGCCAGCGTCCGGCCGTCGCGCAACGCCGCCACCGCCGCCGCCTTGTCGGCCGGCAGCACCCCGGCGTGCCACTCGGCGATACCGGTCTGGGCGGCGATCGCGGCGGCGGTGGCGGGATGATCCCCGGTCAGCATCACCACCCGCACGCCCTTGGCCTGCAGGCGTGCGACCGCGGCGGCGGAGTCCGCGCGCACACGGTCGGCGACGCCGAGCAGGCCGGCGAAGACGCCGTCGACCGCAACCGCGACCAGAGTCCGCCCCGCGGCGGCAAGCGCCTCGCCCGTCGCCGCGGGCAGGGCCACTCCGCGCCCGGCGAGAAGGCGCGGCGCTCCCAGCAGCACGGCGCGGGATGCGCCATCCATCTCGACCCGCCCTTCCACCCCCATGCCGCCCACCGCGCGCACCGCCGCCGCGGCGGGCAGGGCCGCAGCTTCGGCCTTCGCCGCTGCCACCACCGCGGCGGCGATCGGGTGGGCGCTGCCCTGTTCGAGCGCCGCCGCCACGCCGAGCAGGCGCGCGCGCGTCCACTCTGCGGCCGGCTCCACATCGGTGAGCGCGGGCCGGCCTTCGGTGAGGGTACCGGTCTTGTCCACCGCGAGCACGGCAATGCGCTCGGCCAGTTCGAGCGCCTCGGCGTTCTTCACCAGCATCCCGGCACGCGCGCCCTGGCCGGTGCCGACCATGATCGCAGTCGGCGTGGCCAGACCGAGCGCGCACGGGCAGGCGATCACCAGCACCGCGACGGCGTTGATCAGGGCCTGCTGGAAGTCGCCACTGGCGGCGTACCAGGCGGCGAAGGTCAGCAGCGCGATCCCCACCACCACCGGCACGAACACCGCCGAGATGCGGTCGGCGAGGCGCTGCACGGGCGCCTTCGAGCCCTGTGCCTGCTCGACCAGGCGGATGATGCCGGCGAGCAGGGTGTGCGCCCCGACTCCGGTGGCGCGGCAGCGCAGGAGGCCGTTGCCGTTGATCGTGGCGGCGAACACGGGGTCGCCGCCACGCTTGTCGATCGGCAGGCTCTCGCCGGTGAGCATCGCTTCATCGACTGCCGACTCACCGTGTTCGACGACGCCATCGACCGGCACCGCATCGCCCGGACGCAGCACGAAGGCGTCGCCCGGGCGCAGCGATTCGACCGGGACCTCGACCACTTCGCCGTCGCGCTCGATGCGCGCCATCTTCGGCTGCAGCCGCAGCAGGGCATCGAGCGCCGCCGTGGTGCGCGCCTTGGCCCGCGCCTCGAGCAGCTTGCCGAGCAGGACGAGGGTGATGATCATCGCCGAGGCCTCGAAATAGACGTGCAGATCATGGCGTCCGGCAAGCGTCACGAACACGCTGTAAGCATAGGCTGCGCTGGTGCCGAGCACGACCAGCACATCCATGTTCGCCCCCCCGCCCTTCACCGCCGCCCAGGCGCCGCGGTAGAAGCGCGCCCCGATCCAGAACTGCACCGGCGTCGCGAGCAGCAGCTGCAGCCCGCGCGGGATGACATCATGGTGGGGCGTGCCTCCCGGCCACAGGCCGAACATCGCCGGCATCTGCGCTGCGAGGGGAAGAGTGAGGAGCGCGGCGATCCAGAAATGCCTGAACTCGATGCGCCACGCAGCGTGCTGGCGGGCGCGCTCAGCCTCGCGTTCGAGCCGGCGGGCATCGCTGGCGCCGAAGCCGGCGCCCTCGACCGCGGCGACCGCCTGCTCCAGGCTCAGGGCACCGGGAGCGAAGTGCAGGGTAGCGCGCTCGGTGGCGAGGTTGACCGTGGCCCGCACGCCGGGCAGGCGGTTGAGCACTTTCTCCAGCCGGCTCGAGCAGGCGGCGCAGGTCATGCCGGTGACGGCCAGCTCCAGGGTGTCGCCGGCGGGCGCGGGAATGGCGTGTGGCGGCAGGTTCAGCGTGGCGTGCGGCATGGCGGCCCCTCTTGCGCGGACGATCGATGACGCGCAGTGTAAACCCCGTACCGAAGTACGGAGTCAACATCCATGGACCCGAATGCCGCACAGACGTTCACCATCGGCCTCCTGGCGCGCGCCGCCGGCGTCGGCGTCGAGACCGTCCGCTACTATCAGCGCCGCGGCCTGCTCGCCGAGCCCGCCCCCGGCTGCGGTGCCTACCGGACCTACGGCGCAGCCGAACTCGCCCGCCTGCGGGCGATCCGCCGCGCCCAGCAGCTCGGCTTTTCGCTCGA
The window above is part of the Thauera aromatica K172 genome. Proteins encoded here:
- a CDS encoding heavy metal translocating P-type ATPase — its product is MPHATLNLPPHAIPAPAGDTLELAVTGMTCAACSSRLEKVLNRLPGVRATVNLATERATLHFAPGALSLEQAVAAVEGAGFGASDARRLEREAERARQHAAWRIEFRHFWIAALLTLPLAAQMPAMFGLWPGGTPHHDVIPRGLQLLLATPVQFWIGARFYRGAWAAVKGGGANMDVLVVLGTSAAYAYSVFVTLAGRHDLHVYFEASAMIITLVLLGKLLEARAKARTTAALDALLRLQPKMARIERDGEVVEVPVESLRPGDAFVLRPGDAVPVDGVVEHGESAVDEAMLTGESLPIDKRGGDPVFAATINGNGLLRCRATGVGAHTLLAGIIRLVEQAQGSKAPVQRLADRISAVFVPVVVGIALLTFAAWYAASGDFQQALINAVAVLVIACPCALGLATPTAIMVGTGQGARAGMLVKNAEALELAERIAVLAVDKTGTLTEGRPALTDVEPAAEWTRARLLGVAAALEQGSAHPIAAAVVAAAKAEAAALPAAAAVRAVGGMGVEGRVEMDGASRAVLLGAPRLLAGRGVALPAATGEALAAAGRTLVAVAVDGVFAGLLGVADRVRADSAAAVARLQAKGVRVVMLTGDHPATAAAIAAQTGIAEWHAGVLPADKAAAVAALRDGRTLAAEAEPGPAGGGQPAETAGGEERSRGKGHVGMAGDGINDAPALAAADVSFAIGVGADVAVEAADITLVRNSLHGVADAIDLSRATLAKIRQNLFFAFVYNALGIPLAAAGLLNPVIAGAAMAMSSVSVVSNSLLLRRWRAGR